From the Paenibacillus sp. MMS20-IR301 genome, the window CATGGCTGTATAGAGCTTCAGCCAGTTAACTCCTTCACCCGCTGCGCAAAGATCGAACCAGGTCAGCAAGATCAGCAGAACCTGCCCGGCAGCCTGCAACAGGCGGGGAAGCTGGAGACAGCCCCAGATTAGCAGCACTGCAGCCGATACCATCAGAATTCGCAGCAATTCTGCAGTATCTTCCGGTACATCCAGCCGCTGCAAGGGCAGCAGCCACTCCAGGAACATCCCCATAATTGCCAAAGAGAACAGCCCGCGATAATACAGTGGACTGCTCCCTCTTACCCCGTCATCCTCCGCCTCTTGCCCCCTGCCGGCTGCCGGGAGCTCTCTAGCCTGATGTCGGCTTGCCTGGTGGTCCATAGTACTCCGCCTCCTTGTGCACCTGCGCAGGAGATACATCGTTCAGACAATGAATCCGGGCACCCAGCCGCATCAGGCTTCCGGCTATGGTTCCCGCCGGTTTCTGTACTGGAGCTCCGCCGCCGCCATTGCCCGGGGAAGGCAAATCCCAGACATAATACAGCTCTACCTTAAGCCCCTGGACCAAATAGCGGGCAAGCGTCCGCGCCGCCGCCTCCTCAAGCCGTCCGGTAATGACCGAAACCGTCATCCCGGGAATCCAGCTCCGCGAAGCATCTTCAAGCAGCCTGCTGAGGCTCTGTGTGCCTGTTGGTGTAATCTCGGTCAAGAGATTCTGCACTCTGCCGGGAATTTGCCCCAGCCCTTCATGCCGGGCCATTCCCTCAGGCCAGCCGCCGCTGTAGAGCTGAATGTATGCCCCCGTGCGCTCGGCCGTCAGCAGCATTCCCATTGCTGCAGAAACCGCCTGCTCGAAGGCAGGCATAACCGCGGCGCGCTGCCCGCGCGGAACAAGGGCGCCATAAGGAATCTCATAATCCTCCGGGCTGTTCGCAAGCACAATGCAGTTCATCCTTCCGGCTTCCCGTTCTGGTGTCTTACTCTGCAGCGTTCCCTTCCGGGCACTGCTCTTCCAGTGAATCCGGCTAAGCGGATCACCGGGGGCATAGTCACGGATATCCGCAGCTTCTGCGCTGCCCTGCTTCCCGCGCCCCGGAAGCACATACTCACCCGGCAGCGGGTGACTATCAGGCCGCATCCAGCCCGTATAGAGCGCCCGGGGGAGGACCCTAAAGCTCTCACGGCCGGTCTGGCGCCAGCCGCCTGTGAACAGGCCCGGCAAGTCTCCCCAGACCAGGCTGCTGCTGTTAAGCCGGTGTACACCTCTGGAGACAGACTCCAGTGTATAGGTATAGGTGAAGGAGCGGCGGAACCCGGGGAAGAGCAGCTCCTTATGGCCTCCCCCGCTCCACTCATCTGTAACAATGATCCAGGGAAGCGGAATTGTGGAGACAAAGCGGATCTGCACTTTAACGGTAACGTTATCTCCGGCTGAGGGCCGGGGAGGTGATACTGTACGGAGGACAGTTAACTTCCGCGGACCGCAGAGCTGCAGCAGCAGGCCGCCAAGGCTTACCAGTCCGCATGTAATCAGAAGCAGCAGCAGGGATTCGCCGCCCCGCCACAGGTACAGCCCAAGCGCGAGGGCAATCAGGGCCAGCATCCGCCCCCACTCCCATAGGGCACTGCGGGGATGCTGCCGCTGCTGCTTCTCCGCCTCGGGCTGCCCGTTGCGGTTCTCTTGTTTAGGTTCTTGCGCTTTCTGATCCAGCAAGGATGAAGAGGACAAAGAGGACACCCTTCCTTCGGTCATAGATTAGCTCCGCGCCGGCCGTTATACTTCAGGCATTGCGCTTTCAGGAGCCTATTATTATCTATTCTTCCCACGAAAAAGGGTGCCCAGACATTCTATTCAGCAAGCTGTATGTCTGCTGTTCACTATAGCCTGACTGTCATCGCGTTAAATATTAAACCTGATACTGCTGACACAGCTTCAGGAAGCCTTCACTCTTCGCTCCTCAGCATTCACACTGGCCTCCACAGGAGGATGACCTGCCGCTTCAAGTAAATCGCGCAGAGGTACCCATAGAGCGGAACCCAGAAGCTGCACACTTGTTGTCTTGGACTTTTCCGTACCGTCCGGCCCGACCACCAGCATCCGCTGCTGCCTGGAATCTACAATGAGCGTCCGGCCATTCCAGACCACTCTGCCGCTTCGGGTGGCAGTATCCCAGCCGACCTCCCCGCCCAGCCGTTCTACAGCCGTGCGGAGCGGCACATAATATTGCCCGCTGCGGATGCTGTATTCCCCGGGGGTAAGCTTCGTTTCCAGCTTTCCGACCTCAAGCGCAAGCGGTTTGCCGGGCGCAAACAATTCAGCGTTCGGAACAATATTAGCGGAGACCCAGGCCGTAGACGGCTTGCTCCGCTGCAGGGCTGTTGCCCGTGCGGAGACCCTGAACTGTACCGGCTCACTTTGTGCATCCAGCACCTCAAACTGGTAACCGGCGGCTTTGTAGCGCTCAATAATTGCCGGCAGCGCCTTGGCGCTCTGCTCATGGCCTGAACCGTCATGCAGCAGCAGGATTACCCTGGAGGACGTAAGATCAGCCACCGAATTGCGTACGATCTCTGCTGACGGTACTCCCCGGCGGCTGGAATCCCCGCTGTCGGCCGTCCAGTCCATAACCGTATAACCTGCCTGCTTCAGCAGATAAAAGTATGTCGCATCGAAATGGCCAAAGGTACCGCCGGGCGCACGGACAAGCTGCGGGCGGACCCCTGTGATTACTCTGACCGTTTCTTCGGTCTGTTTGATCTGCCGCCAAAATTCTGTGAAGCTGCTATATAAATCATGATAATTATGATTATAGGTATGATTGCCGATGGCATGCCCCTGCTCCCAGATCGCATTGATCAGCTCAGGACGGCTTGCAGCCTGATCTCCAAGTACAAAGAAGGTAGCCTTCACGTCCTGCTGCTTCAGAATCTTCAGCACTTCCGGGGTTACGGCACTCGGGCCATCATCAAAGGTGAGGTATACGGTCTTCTGCCCCGGACTGGGTACTGCAGCAGGACTAGATTTGGCTGCAGCGGCAGATACTTGTTGTACCGGAGAGGCTTGCCCGCCAGAGGCTGATCCGGCTTCCGGGGAGACGGAATGCAGCAGCTGCACCGGCTCTGCGCCGGCTGCTTGAACCGCGGGTGCGGGCAAATCTTGCGCCGGGACACCGAGAAGATTATTCTTAGAAGATACAGATATTGCATTGCCTGCTCCGGCGTGCCGGGAGAAGGTCTCCCCTGAAGCGGCAGATTGCCCTTTCTCCCCGCAGGCTGACAAATTTAATATTATTGCAGTTACCAGTAACCCGCGGATGATTAATCTGCAGATCGGATTTACCCGGCATTCCTTCATCTTCTCTACCTCCAGCATTCTATTGACGGATTCGCGTCATTTGGTAGATTGTATGAAGACAAGCCCCAAATTAGAATTAGGCAAGCTGCCTGCGGAGTGTGAATAATGTATGGAAATGCTGAAATGGATACAGGAATTGTTCGCCAGCTACGGATACAGCGTATTGTTCTTTGGACTTCTGCTGGAATTTATCGCCCTGCCCTTTCCGGGAGAGACTACTATGGCCTTCGCCGGCTTTCTGTCCTATACCGGAAGGCTTGATTTCTTTGCACTCGTTATTGTTGCCCTGGCCGGAACCACCGCCGGCATGACCATTACCTATTTCATCGGGCTTAAAGCGGGACTGCCGTTCATCCAGCGCTACGGCAAATGGTTCCTCTTCTCTCCGGCCAAGCTCGCCAAAACCCAGCACTGGTTTGAACGTTATGGCGCCGGGCTGATCTCCATCGGTTACTTCATTCCCGGCGTCCGCCATTTCACCGGCTATTTCGCCGGCATCATCGCCCTGCCTTTCCGCAAATTCGCTGTATATGCTTATGGCGGTGCATTATTCTGGGTGCTCCTGTTTCTCGGTATCGGCAAAATTTTCGGGCCGCAGTGGACCGGGATCTTTCACCTATTCGAAACCTATGCCCTCTGGATGATCTCAGGCGTGGCAGCCATCGCCGTGCTTATTATTGTGTACCGTTACCGCAGTGCCATCCGCCTCCGGCTGCTCCGGCGCAGTTCCGTTACTCCGCTTGAGGCTGAAGTGAAAGTGAAGGTCAAGGAATCCTCCAAAAGCCGCTGAGCCGCCCTATTCTTGGTGCAGCTTGTTCCCGCTGCTCTGCAGCAGGAAATATCCTCCCAGCAGCAGGGCGATCCCGGCAAAACCGGCTCCGCCCGCAAAGCCCAGCATCCGGGGCTCCACATAATCAAGCAGCCAGCCGGCGGTAAGCATAGAGAGGCCAAGAAGGGTGCCGCTCACCGCAGCAAGCAGCCCGAATACAGCCGGCTGCAGCACAGCCGGCGTCTCCCGCATCACCAGCGTATCCAGGCTTGCATTACCGATTCCTCCGGCCAGAGACAGCACAATGTACAGAAGAAATACTGTAATAAAGTGGCCGGCATTACTGATTGCCATCAGCAGAACCCCCTCCAGCAGCAGCCCGCAGAGCGCCACGGCCAGCAGCCTGGTACGAAGCAGCCGGCCGGCAAAAAAGCTCAGGCTAAGCCCAATCCCGAGCGCCGCATAGAACGCCCCTACTCCACTGTCCCCGGCCCGGAAGACCTGTATGGCATAGACACTGATCAGAACATTGTCCCAGCCGTTAATTATCGGCACAAGCAGTTCATAGCACAGGACAATCTGCAGCACCAGGCTGCCCGCAATCAGCTTCCGCAAAGCCCGCCGCCGGGGAGGCCCGGCAGTCAGGCTTAAGGAACTCCCCGTGCTTCCTGCCTGTGCAGATTGCACAACGTTGTTATTATCTCTGACGGCCGCTGAGCTTCCGTGCGGAATACCCATAATCAGCAGACCGGC encodes:
- a CDS encoding DUF58 domain-containing protein, whose product is MTEGRVSSLSSSSLLDQKAQEPKQENRNGQPEAEKQQRQHPRSALWEWGRMLALIALALGLYLWRGGESLLLLLITCGLVSLGGLLLQLCGPRKLTVLRTVSPPRPSAGDNVTVKVQIRFVSTIPLPWIIVTDEWSGGGHKELLFPGFRRSFTYTYTLESVSRGVHRLNSSSLVWGDLPGLFTGGWRQTGRESFRVLPRALYTGWMRPDSHPLPGEYVLPGRGKQGSAEAADIRDYAPGDPLSRIHWKSSARKGTLQSKTPEREAGRMNCIVLANSPEDYEIPYGALVPRGQRAAVMPAFEQAVSAAMGMLLTAERTGAYIQLYSGGWPEGMARHEGLGQIPGRVQNLLTEITPTGTQSLSRLLEDASRSWIPGMTVSVITGRLEEAAARTLARYLVQGLKVELYYVWDLPSPGNGGGGAPVQKPAGTIAGSLMRLGARIHCLNDVSPAQVHKEAEYYGPPGKPTSG
- a CDS encoding polysaccharide deacetylase family protein, which encodes MKECRVNPICRLIIRGLLVTAIILNLSACGEKGQSAASGETFSRHAGAGNAISVSSKNNLLGVPAQDLPAPAVQAAGAEPVQLLHSVSPEAGSASGGQASPVQQVSAAAAKSSPAAVPSPGQKTVYLTFDDGPSAVTPEVLKILKQQDVKATFFVLGDQAASRPELINAIWEQGHAIGNHTYNHNYHDLYSSFTEFWRQIKQTEETVRVITGVRPQLVRAPGGTFGHFDATYFYLLKQAGYTVMDWTADSGDSSRRGVPSAEIVRNSVADLTSSRVILLLHDGSGHEQSAKALPAIIERYKAAGYQFEVLDAQSEPVQFRVSARATALQRSKPSTAWVSANIVPNAELFAPGKPLALEVGKLETKLTPGEYSIRSGQYYVPLRTAVERLGGEVGWDTATRSGRVVWNGRTLIVDSRQQRMLVVGPDGTEKSKTTSVQLLGSALWVPLRDLLEAAGHPPVEASVNAEERRVKAS
- a CDS encoding DedA family protein gives rise to the protein MEMLKWIQELFASYGYSVLFFGLLLEFIALPFPGETTMAFAGFLSYTGRLDFFALVIVALAGTTAGMTITYFIGLKAGLPFIQRYGKWFLFSPAKLAKTQHWFERYGAGLISIGYFIPGVRHFTGYFAGIIALPFRKFAVYAYGGALFWVLLFLGIGKIFGPQWTGIFHLFETYALWMISGVAAIAVLIIVYRYRSAIRLRLLRRSSVTPLEAEVKVKVKESSKSR
- a CDS encoding MFS transporter translates to MTASLRLFTGNNRGYRRLFAAGLINGIGDRFSSIAMLALVLHLTGSGMAVGISLGVRVLPYLFMAPLGGLLASRLPRKGIMMTVDFLRVPVALSLMLVDGKEMLWLVYAGGFVMAAGEAVYSPVRKSYIPLLAAPEDLLRINGLEQLLNGCVLILGAFTGGLVSFYFGPDLAFVMNAVSFLTAGLLIMGIPHGSSAAVRDNNNVVQSAQAGSTGSSLSLTAGPPRRRALRKLIAGSLVLQIVLCYELLVPIINGWDNVLISVYAIQVFRAGDSGVGAFYAALGIGLSLSFFAGRLLRTRLLAVALCGLLLEGVLLMAISNAGHFITVFLLYIVLSLAGGIGNASLDTLVMRETPAVLQPAVFGLLAAVSGTLLGLSMLTAGWLLDYVEPRMLGFAGGAGFAGIALLLGGYFLLQSSGNKLHQE